The Punica granatum isolate Tunisia-2019 chromosome 4, ASM765513v2, whole genome shotgun sequence genome has a window encoding:
- the LOC116202618 gene encoding light-regulated protein, chloroplastic-like, with protein sequence MQAALCNIALPHIACSKTTSNGFPMPRSSPSSVTIASQPRTAVVRAAPASSDTVDYSSMTSVFPAEACETIGGDACLADIYPEARIESNATRVDVTIKSEESVEREYLDYASAKTVFPAEACDDLGGEFCERPYQRGVY encoded by the exons ATGCAGGCAGCCCTTTGCAACATTGCCCTTCCCCACATTGCCTGCTCCAAGACCACCTCCAATGGGTTCCCGATGCCGAGATCCTCCCCGAGTTCGGTAACAATTGCATCCCAGCCTCGGACTGCTGTGGTCAGGGCTGCTCCGGCCTCCTCTGACACCGTCGACTACAGCTCCATGACCTC CGTGTTTCCAGCAGAGGCATGTGAAACCATTGGCGGCGATGCATGCCTTGCAGATATATACCCCGAAGCAAGGATCGAATCCAATGCAACGCGGGTCGATGTCACCATCAAGTCCGAGGAGTCCGTTGAACGAGAGTACCTCGACTATGCCAGTGCAAAGAC AGTGTTCCCGGCGGAGGCTTGCGATGATCTTGGAGGTGAATTCTGCGAGAGGCCGTACCAGAGGGGTGTTTACTAG
- the LOC116202248 gene encoding uncharacterized protein LOC116202248, protein MREMALKLLQWKFYGQERAPLSSHIPGPACNFRRRRPQVVAFAVKRNPKRLKYATPRFTKEDGLLYVQVDPSGSDSWKLEPVVDILRKGAVGVIPTDTVYAIACNLKSHSAIERLRRIKNIADSKPLSILCHSFRDIDTYTLGFPCGDGQGHTNIFRAVKQCLPGPYTFILTASKELPRQCSRYGTRAAKYASRKNVGVRMPDDAICQAILEKLEAPLISTSVKWPKENEWMIDPVVIADIYGPEGLDFVVDGGVRVADPSTVVDMTGGYPKVVRQGKGPKLHWMVSEEDVDGADHEKDVAIDAI, encoded by the exons ATGAGGGAAATGGCGTTGAAGCTGCTCCAGTGGAAGTTCTACGGCCAAGAGCGGGCACCGTTATCGTCTCACATCCCCGGACCGGCCTGCAACTTCAGACGGAGGCGACCGCAAGTGGTGGCTTTCGCCGTTAAGAGGAACCCCAAGCGCCTCAAGTACGCCACTCCCCGCTTCACCAAG GAGGATGGATTGCTTTATGTGCAAGTGGATCCATCAGGATCAGACAGCTGGAAACTCGAACCCGTGGTCGACATTTTGAGAAAGGGAGCAGTCGGAGTCATTCCTACTGACACTGT GTATGCCATTGCCTGCAATTTGAAGAGCCACTCAGCTATTGAACGTCTACGTAG AATCAAAAATATAGCAGATTCCAAG CCCCTCAGTATATTATGCCACTCCTTCCGGGACATTGATACATATACACTGGGATTTCCCTGTGGTGATGGTCAAGGACATACAAACATTTTCCGAGCTGTCAAGCAATGCTTACCTGGTCCA TATACATTCATTTTAACTGCAAGCAAAGAATTACCAAGGCAATGTTCAAGATACGGTACTAGAGCTGCCAAGTATGCTTCCAGGAAAAATGTTGGTGTCCGAATGCCTGATGATGCCATTTGTCAAGCAATATTAGAGAAGTTGGAAGCGCCCCTTATATCGACCAG TGTCAAGTGGCCAAAGGAAAACGAATGGATGATAGATCCAGTTGTGATAGCTGATATATATGGACCGGAG GGACTTGATTTCGTGGTTGACGGTGGTGTGAGAGTAGCTGATCCATCCACAGTAGTTGACATGACTGGAGGTTATCCAAAAGTTGTACGCCAAGGAAAG GGACCTAAGTTGCATTGGATGGTATCAGAAGAAGATGTTGATGGTGCAGATCATGAGAAAGATGTCGCTATCGATGCCATTTGA